In Bradyrhizobium sp. 170, the DNA window TTTTACCGGGCTATCCACGGCGCTGCATCTGGCTGAGCAGGGTGTCGACGTGACGGTGCTGGAGGCGCAACAGCCCGGCTGGGGTGCATCGGGCAACAATGGCGGCCAGGTCAATCCGGGGCTCAAGCACGACCCTGACAAGATCGAGGCCGATTTCGGTACCGACCTCGGCGGCCGCATGATCGCGTTTTCCTACGGCACTACCAACTTCACGTTCGACCTGATCCGCCGTTACCAGATTCCCTGCGAGGCGCGGCAGAACGGCACACTGCGCGCCGCGTATAATGAGGCAAGCGCAGCCGCGATCAAGACGACCGCCGAGCAGTGCATTCGCCGCGGCATGCCGGTGACACTGCTGAACCGCGAACAGATGCGGGAGATGACCGGCGCCGACCGCTATCTCTGCGCCATGCTGGACAATCGCGGCGGCGACCTGCATCCGCTGAGTTACGCGCGCGGTCTGGCGCGCGCGGCGATCGCGGCAGGCGCTGCCGTCCATGGCGAAACGCCGGCGCTCTCGCTGTCGCGTGAAGGTGCCGGCTGGCGGATCGAGACGCCGCGTGGAATCGTGCGCGCCGAAAAGGTGCTGCTGGCGACCAATGGCTTCACCGATGATCTGTGGCCGGGCCTGCGCCGGACCATCGTTCCGGTGTTCTCCTCGATCGCCGCCACCGCACCTTTGCCCGAGGAGGTGGCGCGCGCGATCATGCCGACGCGTTCTGTTCTGTACGAGAGCGGCCACATCACCGTCTATTACCGCATCGATGCGCACAATCGCTTGTTGATCGGCGGCCGCGGGCCGATGCGCTGGATCAGCAAGCCAGCCGACGTCGCCTATCTCATCCGCTATGCGGAGCGGCTGTGGCCGGGCGTGAAGGGCGCCACCTGGACGCACGGCTGGAACAGCCGGCTCGCGATCACGCCCGATCATTATCCGCATGTGCACGAGCCCGCGGAGAACCTCCTGATCTCGCTCGGCTGCAACGGTCGCGGCGTCGCGCTGTCGACCGCGATGGGCGCGCAGCTCGCGCGTCGCCTTGCTGGAGGGAAGAATGCCGAGATCGACATGCCCATCAGCGGTATCAAGCCGATGGCGCTGCACGCGTTCTGGCCGCTCGGCGTCACCGCCGCTGTTGTCACGGGGCGGGTGCGGGACCGGCTCGGGATCTAGCGCTTCGTCGCCCGAAATTGCGACATCAGAGTCGGCTGGGGTGGGGAACATCCATCACCGGTGCACGTTCGCTTGCGTAACGCCGATGTGGAGGAGGTCAACATGCGCAAGCAGCTATTGTTGTCGACAGGAATTATCTGCCTGATGCTGGCCCCGGCTGTTTCCTACGGCCAGGCGCCGGGAGCAAGAGGCGAAGAGCAGAAGCAGATGCGCCCAAGCGATACCGGCAAAGGTGGTGCTGCATCGCAGGAACGCGGTGCAGAGCGGGCGCAGGAGCGCGGGCGGGGCGCGGAACAAGGGACGCAAGGGGCGGCTGGTCGCGAAGAAAGGGGAGCCGGTTCCCGACAGACCGAGTAAAGGGGCAAGGCCGCGCCATCAAGCGAGCGTCCGGCAACCGCAAGCGATGACAAGCGCGGACGCGGCGAGGATGCAAAATCCCGTGAGCGCGCGCAGGATTCCCGCCAGGGCGGCCGCGACGCACAAACAGCCCGTGAAGGCAAGGACGCCAAGGACAGCAAAGGCAGCGCCGAGATGGATCGCGATAAAGCGCGCGGCAAGTCCACGGCGGAGCAGGAAAAGTCGAAGGATGGAACCACGGCCACTCAGAAGGAGCGCGAGGGAACGACTACGACACAGAAGGAATCCGGCCGTGATCAGCGCGACGGCTCGAAGGGTGCTGCGGAGCAGGATAAGGATGCGGGCCGGCCATCTACCGCGACGGACACAACGCGGACGCAGCCTCCCACCAGTGCGCAGGGCGCTCCCGCTAGCCAAACCACCCAGAGCCAGACCGGCCAGACGCAGGCCGGTCAGCAGTCGAATATCTCGACTGAAAAGCAGGTACGGATTTCCCAGACACTGACCCGCGAGCGTCTGGCGCCGCCGCAGCGCAACCTCAACATCGCGATCCGGATCGGCGAACCTGTGCCGCGCCATGTGCGGTTCCATCGGCTGCCTCGGGAGATCGTCTCGATCGAACCGGAGTACCGTGATTACGAGTACTTCACGACCGATGACGACATCGTCATCGTCGAGCCGCGCACCAAGCGGATCGTCAGCCAGGTCCCGCGTGACGCCTCCCGTATTCGCGCCGCCGGCGGCGCAAGCGACACTGGGAGCACGAGCGGTACAGCCGGATACACCAGCTCGATGGCCGCCGCCGGTGGTGCTTCGCCGTGCCGCATCATGCGGCGCGACACCGCCGGCAATGTCACCGAACTCACGCCGCAGACCGTCGGTTCGGCGGCACAGCAGGAAGCCATCAGCGTCACGGTCCGCGTCCCCGGTGGAGCCTCGACCGCGCCGATTGCGCTGGGTGCTGGGGACGGACAGATCGTGGTGTCAGGTCAGAGCGGCGCCGATTGCATGGTGACGATCGAGCCGCAGCCTCGGTAGGCAAGCGGACGCGCTGACCATCGCTGAGCAAGAGAAGTGCGGCATCAGTGCCGCACTTTCTTTGTTCGCGCGACGTGGTGCTGCTCGCTTCAGCTTTCCGCCACCGCCTCGCTCCACGGCTGGAACACCTCGGTCGCGCCGCTGTTGGTGTCGCCGTCGCGCAGCACGATGCTGGGGCAGGCGAATTTCATCGGCAGGGTCTGGATGCGGGCTTCCTCGTAGTCGAAGCGCGCGCCAAGTGCCTCGCGCGCGGCCTGCGGCAGGCGAACATCGCCGATCACCACGGCGCCCTCGCTGGCGTCGATGCGCGGCTGGTGAATCGCCGCATCGAGATCCATGCTGTAATCCATCACAAAGGACAGAAGCTGGCTCACCGCCGGCAGGATGCGCCGCCCGCCGGAAGCGCCGATGGCAGCGCGGCGGCCATCACCCGCCTGCGCCAGCACCGGCGTGTAATTGGTCAGGCAGCGCTTGCCCGGCGCCAGCGAATTCGGCGTGCCCGGCGTCGGATCGAACCACATGATGCCGTTGTTCATGGTGATGCCGGTCTGGCCAGATACGAATTTGGAGCCGAAGGTCGACAGCAGCGTCTGCGTCACCGCGGCCATGTTGCCGTCGCGATCGACCGCCGAGAAATGCGTGGTGCAGGCCGGCGCTAGCGCTTCCGCGCCGAGCGAACGCCTGCCGTCTTCATCGCCCATGTCCTTCAGCCGCTCGCGATAGGCCGCCTGCAGCGCCGAGGCATAGGCGACGTAGGCTGCTGCATCCGGTCCGCCGCGCGCGGGCTTGAGATCGTGCTGCAGCAGGCCGAGCGTGCGCGACAGCGTCGGTCCGGCGGTGAGTTCTGATGTCGCGAACACCTTGCCGCCGCGATAGGGAATGGCCAGCGGCTCGCGCAGATGGGCGCGGAACGGCTTGAGGTCTTCGACCGACAGCGCGCCGTCGGCGGCCTGGATGTCGGCAGCGAGGCTGTTCGCCAGGTCGCCCTCGTAGAAATCACGCGGGCCGGCGCTGGCGAGCTGCGCCATCGTGGCCTGGAGCCGGTCCTGCGGCATGCGGACTTCCGACTTGATGCCCCATAGCGGATTCGGCGGCAGCCCGTCCAGCAGATAGGCGGCGGCGCTCGCGGGGTAACGCCGCAAATCCGCAGCCACACTCGAAATCATCAGCGTGGTCCACCAGTCGACCAAGAGGCCTTCGCCGGCGAGCTTGACGCTCGGCGCCAGCAATTCCTTCCACGGCAGTTTTGCGTGGCGGCGATGCGCTTCCTCCATGCCGGCCACCACGCCGGGCACGGCGATCGAGCCGGGGCCATGAAGGTTGCGGTCGTCCTTCACGCGCGGCCAGGGGAAAATATCGGACGCCGCGCCACCGCCGGTCAGCGGATAATCCGCAGGGTTGAGGCTCGCCGGCGCGCGCATGCCGTAGTCGATCACCTCATAG includes these proteins:
- a CDS encoding gamma-glutamyltransferase, producing the protein MRDQFSNTQAIRKPAVTSKGGIVAAQSSKAAHVGAEVLAAGGDCVDAVIATTFALGVLEPWMSGLGGGGAMVLYRAREDRYEVIDYGMRAPASLNPADYPLTGGGAASDIFPWPRVKDDRNLHGPGSIAVPGVVAGMEEAHRRHAKLPWKELLAPSVKLAGEGLLVDWWTTLMISSVAADLRRYPASAAAYLLDGLPPNPLWGIKSEVRMPQDRLQATMAQLASAGPRDFYEGDLANSLAADIQAADGALSVEDLKPFRAHLREPLAIPYRGGKVFATSELTAGPTLSRTLGLLQHDLKPARGGPDAAAYVAYASALQAAYRERLKDMGDEDGRRSLGAEALAPACTTHFSAVDRDGNMAAVTQTLLSTFGSKFVSGQTGITMNNGIMWFDPTPGTPNSLAPGKRCLTNYTPVLAQAGDGRRAAIGASGGRRILPAVSQLLSFVMDYSMDLDAAIHQPRIDASEGAVVIGDVRLPQAAREALGARFDYEEARIQTLPMKFACPSIVLRDGDTNSGATEVFQPWSEAVAES
- a CDS encoding DUF1236 domain-containing protein, with product MDRDKARGKSTAEQEKSKDGTTATQKEREGTTTTQKESGRDQRDGSKGAAEQDKDAGRPSTATDTTRTQPPTSAQGAPASQTTQSQTGQTQAGQQSNISTEKQVRISQTLTRERLAPPQRNLNIAIRIGEPVPRHVRFHRLPREIVSIEPEYRDYEYFTTDDDIVIVEPRTKRIVSQVPRDASRIRAAGGASDTGSTSGTAGYTSSMAAAGGASPCRIMRRDTAGNVTELTPQTVGSAAQQEAISVTVRVPGGASTAPIALGAGDGQIVVSGQSGADCMVTIEPQPR
- a CDS encoding FAD-binding oxidoreductase; translation: MNSPVSLPLPPSLYADTAVAPTPTPPLDADKKASVAIIGGGFTGLSTALHLAEQGVDVTVLEAQQPGWGASGNNGGQVNPGLKHDPDKIEADFGTDLGGRMIAFSYGTTNFTFDLIRRYQIPCEARQNGTLRAAYNEASAAAIKTTAEQCIRRGMPVTLLNREQMREMTGADRYLCAMLDNRGGDLHPLSYARGLARAAIAAGAAVHGETPALSLSREGAGWRIETPRGIVRAEKVLLATNGFTDDLWPGLRRTIVPVFSSIAATAPLPEEVARAIMPTRSVLYESGHITVYYRIDAHNRLLIGGRGPMRWISKPADVAYLIRYAERLWPGVKGATWTHGWNSRLAITPDHYPHVHEPAENLLISLGCNGRGVALSTAMGAQLARRLAGGKNAEIDMPISGIKPMALHAFWPLGVTAAVVTGRVRDRLGI